From Leptospira kirschneri serovar Cynopteri str. 3522 CT:
AAAGAGTCTAAGACGTTTTGTACTTATATCCAAGTTCCAGGAGCAAAACAAACTCAGGAAGTGATTCTATCAAAACCATTTCAGATGTGGGGCGCTGAGATGGGAGCCAATGAGTCTGGTGTGGTGATCGGAAACGAAGCGGTCTTTACAAAAATTCCTTTTGAAAAGAAAAATCAAGGATTGACCGGTATGGATCTGCTTAGACTTGCATTGGAAAGAAGTAAGGATGCAGAAACAGCAAGAGAAACCATCCTTCAATTTTTGGAAAAATTTGGCCAAGACGCTTGTGGTGGTTATACAAATCCTTCTTTTTATTATCATAATAGTTTTATAATCGCCGATTTTAAAAATGCGTTCGTATTGGAAACCGCAGGAAAATTCTGGGCTTGGAAAAAGATAGAAGGTTTTTATTCTATCTCCAACGGGTTGACTCTTGAAGATAACTACGATGCGATTCACCCTAACGCGATCGATTTCGCTTATCAAAATGGATGGACAAAAAAAGGAAAACAGTTCTCGTTTCGAGCCTCGTTTTCCGATTCCTTTTTTACTTTTTTCAGTAAGTGTAAGGTTCGAAGAAAGATCACTTCCGATTTAGGCACGGATCAAAAAGGAAATTTAGGTCCAAGAGAAGCGATGGAAATACTGAGACAGGAAGGAGAGCCGGGAACTACCAAACCATTTCTTCCTTCTAGATCCAATATGGGTTCGGTTTGTCTTCACGCGACCGGTCCGATTACGCCTAACGGTACCACAGGTTCTATGGTAGCCCAACTGAATCCGGACGTTTCCCAAAATCGTTTTTGGTTTACCGGAACTTCCATTCCCTCGATTTCGCTTTTTATTCCGGCTGGTTTTTCAGGAACGAGTTTTTTGGAAAAAAATTTCGAACAACCGGGAGCGGCGTTCGATACTTCTCTTTGGTGGACTCACGAAAAATTCTACCGGAAAATACAGGGATTTTATCCGGAGGCAAAACGTGCGGTTCAACAAAGGATTCTTGATTTAGAGAATTTGTGGTTTGAAGAATCGAATCGGATTCTAAAAAAGAAGAAAGGGAAAAAAACTTTAGACACGTTAAGCGAAACTGCAATCCACACAACGTTGCAGGAATATCGTATTTGGAACAGCTCTTTGTTAAACGAACTCAAAAGTAAAAATCGGCAACGAACATTTGCTCCTTTTTACAATTTGCAGTGGTCCGTTTGGAATTCCAAAGTGGGTATCAGTGTTTCTTAGAGTTTGCCTTTCGAATTCTCATATTGACCAGTTCCACTCCGAGAGAGAATGCCATGGAAAAATAAACGTAACCTTTTGGAATATGAAAGTGCAATCCGTCCGCAAATAACATCGCTCCGATCATAATCAAAAAAGAAAGAGCTAAAATTTTCATAGAAGGATGTTCGTTGATAAAATCGCTGACAGTTCCGGAAAATATAAGCATCACAACCATGGAAAGGATAACCGCGGCAACCATAACTTGAAACTGGCCCGAAAGTCCGACCGCTGTCACAATCGAATCCACGGAAAAAATAATATCTAGAAGAATCAATTGAGCGATCACACTCCAGAAAGAAATTTTTTCCTTCTTAGATTTAGAATGATCTTCGTCGATACTTTCCACCTTACCGTGTATTTCGCTTGTACTTTTTGCGATTAAAAACAAACCACCTCCGAGCATGATCAAGTCTCTGCCTGAGATTGCAAAATTTGCAATTGTAAAAAAGGGAGCCGTTAAGGATGCGATCCAACTAACTGCGAATAACAGAGCGATTCTAAAACCCAAGGCTAAAGTAAGACCTAAACTTCTTGCTTGATTTTGTTTATTTTTAGGAAGTTTTCCGGAAACGATCGAAAGAAAAACAATATTGTCGATCCCTAGAACAATTTCCATGAGAGTAAGAGTAAGAATTGCAACAACTTTATCGAGAGAAAGTAATTCCATCCTTGCAGTTAATTTTTCGAAAAGGAATAAATCAATCGATTTACAAAGAAACTTAAGAAGGCATACTGTAGGTATGGAGTTTCTTCCGGAAAGTTTTAAAACGAGAGAAGCGTTCGGAATTCATTTGAGGGGAAAGAACATTCTTACTTATTTACCTCCTCGTCTCAGTCTTTTGGTTTTTTTAAGACATTCAGGATGTATTTTTGTTAAGGAGGCGGTTGCTGATTTGAAGGAGATGTTTGAAAGTTCTCTTTCTTTTCCTTCGATCTTATTTTTTTTTCCTGAAGATTTAAAAAACTGCGAAAAATTTTTTAAAGAAGTTTGGAAGGATGCTTGTGTGGTTTCCGATCCGAATACTGAATTTTATCAAGACTTGGGATTACAAAATGCAAATTTAATCCAACTTGTTGGCCCCGAAGTATGGATGGGAATTGCAAGGGCTACTCTTAAAGGACATTTTTATGGAATTCCCGGAAGTAATCCTTTGCAGATGCCTGGAGTATTTCTTGTAGTTCAGGATCGTATCGTATGGGAACATAGATACAGACATATAGGAGATCATCCCGATTGGAAAAATCTTCCCGGAATCACTCTTATACCGGGACCGGAATTTGGACCTGGGGTTTTACCCGCTTAGTTTAACGAACGACCGTCACCGAACAAGTAGCGTGATGAACGATTCGATCGGAAACGGAACCTACTAAAAATCTTCCTACTGCGGAAAGTCCTCTCGAACCGATTACAATCATATCATAATTTCCTTTTGTAGCCGTTTCTACGATTGTATCTGCTGGATAACCTTCTAGAACCAAACGGTCCCATTTGATTTCTGGGGATTCATCTAAAGGAGAATGAATCTTTTCGAATCTTTGTTCCGAGATCCATTTTACTCTGTCCTTTCCTTCGGGAGCTTTTTCATAATAACCTGGAAGAGGACCGAATTCCTCTATCACTTCTAAGATCGTGAGGTTTGCGTTTGCCGCTTTTGCGATCGCAATTCCCATTTCCAAAGCTTTTTTAGAACTTTCCGAACCGTCTACAGGGACTAAAATTTTTTTGATAAATCTTTGCATGTACTTTCTCTTTGCCAAAGAGTGTATCCTTCTCAAGTTGGTTTTCCAATCAAAAAATCTTAAAATTTAGGTTGGTACGATTTAATTTTGATTTATCGGAGAATTTTGATTTTATAAATGACTTAGACAAAAAAATTGCAAATCAATTAGCTTGCGATCATGGAACAAAAAACGGAACTAGATCGTATATTCCTAAATTCTTATTTAACATATAAGAATCTAGGAGATCCAAAAGATTTAATCGAACAGGCGGCGTTTTGGATTGGTAGAATTGCGGTGCGCAAGTATTCCCTTGGCGAAGACGAGAGAAGCGAAGTTCTACTCAAGTTCATTCAAAAAATAGAATATTTTTCTAAATTATACGAAACTAAAAAATTCAATAATTTTTCGGCGTTTGGGATCGTGTTTTTAAAACATCTCGTTTTGAATCAATGGAAAAAGGAAATCAATTCTTTAAAAAAAAATCCTATTTTTTTGGAACCGGATAGTTTGCCTGGATCTGTGGTTTACGAGCCAGACTATGATTGTGAACCTTCACCGCATAAAATTTTCTTACAGGAAATTTTACAAAATTTAGATCCGAGAGGAGTTTTGATCTTTAAGCTCAAACACAATCTGTTTTTGGAAAGAAAGGATATTCTACTTTTGAAAAGTATTCTTGCTTCGTCCGGAAATTCGATTCGGGATTTTTTAAAAGAAAAGGCGGAAAAAACATCTTCCGTTCGATGTAAAGAAATTACGATTTTAGAAAAGATGGAAGTCACACATCAATTGATTTTTTCTAATCGAAAAAACGCGGCGAACTTCTCTTCTCAAAAGAAACTGAAACTCAGAAAAAAACTTTTAAGACCAGAAATCATTTATACTTATGAAGAGATTTCCAATTGGTTTGATTGGAAATGTTCCGTGATCAAAAGATTATATCTACAAACCATGAACTCTTTAAAGAATTCTGGTGGTATTCAATTCAATTTCAAAGGAAATAAATCGAAGGCGTCTTACTGATTTGAATCACTTAACGTGAGTAAGGCGTAAAAAAACCAGGGCGAATCCGGCTTGCCACAGGCAGCCGGACCGGGCTCTTAGCTCTGGTCAAGTTATTGTGAAATTCCAGAATCAGATTCAATTTTTATAAAATACCAATAACTTGATCCCACAACGCGACCCATAGGAAAGCGTTGTGCTGAGTTTCGAACGCGACCTGCAGAGCGACCCTTAGGGAGCGATGCATTGAGTTTGAGGAAAGCGTTGTGCTGAGTTTCGAACGCGATCCGTAGAGAGCCATAACCTTACCCACAAGTTGAATAAGATTTTAGAATCATAAGGCTCAAAAACGCACATTTTTCAAGTGTTCCGACAAGAATGAGTCTTTTTACTTGCAAAAAGCATGTTTTTCTGATAGAGAAAAGTCTTCCGAATTTCTCCACCTCCGCCCCCACCCAAAAATAAGGGTGGGAACTCAGTTTTACAGAGGATTTGTCGTAATTCCCACAGATTTAATATTGAAATCTAAATACTTGTGGGTAAGGTTATGGTAGAGAGCGTTTTACTGAGTTCAAGAAGTGAGACGCTGAGTTTCCAGAGCGACCCTTAGGAGCGATGCATTGAGTTTGAGAAAGCGTTGTGCTGAGTTCATTCCTTTTACGTTCATTCACGTTATTTTACATTTTCAAAGTCTGGTCGTAACACCTCTAAATTTCCCACATTGATTACTCGAACGCATGAAAATAGTATTAGAAAATGAATAGGTGATTTTACAAAGACTCAGAAATTTTCAAAAAATTATATCTAACTTGAAATCGTTGGCTTTTTTGTGTGAGATCCCACATTTTAAATTTTGAAATAGTCTTAACGTGAGTAGATCATAACGAATCCATGATTCTGAAAAAAGTTAGAATCTGAACTTTACAGATCGATTCGGGAACTACCACAATTTATAAAATAGAAGTTTATAACAATTGAATCTGTCTCAGTGTGGGAACTATTACAAAACTTATGTTTATCTGTAAAATTATGTGGGAGCTCTCACAAATCACGATTTTATGAGTAAATTCTAAAATTGTAGGAACTCATACTCTAAGAAAATTTTACTCAGCCAGAACTCACTTTAAAATGGGATTTAAATTTTGATGACAGCTGTAAAACAGCGGTTTTGTGCAAAAACCAGATGGGCGATGATTCTTTTTGTATTTTATAGTAGTTCCCACAATTTTCAAAGTCCAACTGGTAAATCCACGATTTGTAAGAGTTCCCACATCAAAATTGACCTAAGATTTTCTTATGTACTGCTTACGTTAACTTAAGTTGGATCTCTAAAAACTATTCATTTTTTAAAATGGTGAGCATACTATCTAAAAAATTTTGTTTCAGAGTTTTATATTTTAAACTTGGTTCGGATTCTAAGTTTTTAAAGAAATTTTTTCTAAGGAGTAGTTACTGAAAAAGAACTTTATGTAGGTCTTTTGGTTTTTAAAGACTTAAAAAATGCAATAAACTCTTACGTTTTACTTTTTTATGAAAAAATTAAGTTTTCTAAATAAGATTTCTAACTATCGAACTCGTTTTTCATTTTGTGAAAATAAAGTAAAAAATAATTTTCGGAAGATACTTTTCTTTCGGAGTAGTATAAAAAAATGAGTTCAGTAGATAGTTTGTAAATGGAAAACATTTATATTCTAACTCGATTTAATCAGTAGAGTACATTATGAATCAATTTGAATCTAAAAAGCTGCGATGGAAATTAACGATAGGTTTGGAGTTATTGACTTCAATTTTGGCGGTTCCTTTGGCGGTTTTGTTCGTAATTTCTGCCGGAGGTTACGATTTCAATCAATCGATAGGGTTGATTATTTCTTCCACGATTTCTTTGACCACTTCGTTTGTGGTTCCTTCCGTTCGTTTTGTGATCCTTGGGAAACTTTTAAAAAACTTAGAAGATAAAAATTGGTTTGTTTTAAATTCCAAAGAAAAATCCGAAATTAAAATTAAAATTCTCAACTTTCCTCTTTATAATTCTTGGTTTTATATGATTCAGTGGAGTTACGGAATCTTTGCCGCTTGGAGAATTATGCATTTATTTTTTGTTCCGAAAACGATCGAGTCTCTTCCGTTTGCTTTTTTGCCTGCAATCATTTATCCAGTTTTAGGAGTTTCTCATTTCTTTTTAACGGAATCCACACTTGTGGCTCTTTTAGAATCTGATCGTTTGGGTGACGTTTATACCGATCCCAAAAAAATAAAAACCGTCGGAATTCATACAAGAATTTTCAGCACGATTTCTGCGATCGCTATTCTTCCAATTGTAATTTTAGGTTATCTTCTATTTGAAGAAACTTCCGGCTGGATCAAGTTAGGCGATGTTACAATTCCATTGATTCTTACTCTGATGTTTATGTTGATTGCAGTTGGGGTTGCGTCTTTTCAGCTTTCTTATACGATCCGAAGAAATTCAGAAAACATGATTCAAATTTTTGCAAAGATGTCGGATGGAAATTTAACTCAGGTTCTTCCTACCGTTTCCAGTGACGAATTAGGTTCTAATACCAGAGCCTTAAGCGACTTTGTTAAGCGACTTCGTATTATTGTAAAAAGGGTTTCTAAGGAAGCGATTAAACTTTCCGAAAGTTCTAAAACTTTAGGAGAAAATACGAGTGAGTTATCTAGAAAGATGGAAGATCAGGCGGCCTCTTCCGAAGAGATGAGTTCGGCGGTTGAGGAAATTTCGGCTTCGATTCATTCTACTGCTTCTCGAGCAGAAAGCCAAACTCTGATTGCTAAAAAAGCGCAAACTTCTCTCGCGGAATTAGAAGGAAGGATTCGCCAGGTTCACTCCGCTCTTGTGGAAACCAAAGCAGACGCGGATCGAATGAAAGGTGAAACTAAAAGTGGAGAAGAAGCTTTGAAGGGAACTCAAAAAGCGATGGAAGCAATCGATGAAAGTACTACAAAGATGGGCGCCACCGTAAACGTGATCAGAGAGATTACAGATAGAATCGGTCTTCTTTCTTTGAACGCTTCGATTGAAGCGGCAAGAGCGGGTGAGGCCGGAAAAGGTTTTGCGGTTGTAGCACAAGAGATTGCAAAACTAGGAGAACAGACTCAAGAGAATGCTAAAAGAATTACTTCAGCGATTTCGGAAGCTTTGAACGCCACAAAAAGCGGTAGAGAAGTGATCGAGTCTATGCAGACCGTTTTTCAAAGAATCGGAAATACTGTAGGCACTACTCTGGATCGTATTTCGGAAGTAGCGTTACTTTCCGATTCTCAGTTAACCGCGAGTGATCAGGTAAAATCCGCGTTTACTGAATTTTCTATCTCTTCGGACGAAATTAGAAACCATACTCAAGAACAGGCTAGAACTTCTGAAGAGTTTTCAAAAACGATCGTTTCGATTTCTGAAACGACTGAGTTTTTAAATAGTGTGGTCACTCAGATTGACGAATTGTCTATTCGTTTAAATGAACAAGCAGACAAACTGAAATCGGAGATGGATTTTTTTGAAACTTGAGTTATTTTTTAGAAAATTGATGACAGAAGATGCTCTTTTTTTTCTTCTAAAAATAATAATTGATCCATATTTTAGAAAATTAAAATATACTTTTTGTTTAAAGAATTCAAAAAATAGAATATTCTGAAAATTAAGAGTCTATTTCAATACCTATCTATACATTAGAGTATCATAACTTTTGAAAATAAGCTTCCTTTTGAGGACGAAATTTTATGTATCCTATGTAGTTATTGAATAATATTTTAACGTGATCAGGGCGTAATGCGAAAAGGATCGATGAATGAACTCAACACAATGCTCTCTATGAATCGCGTTAACTCAGCAAAACGCTTTCCTAAGGGTCGCGTTTTAGGATCAAGTTATTGGTATTTTATGAAAATTGAATCTGATTCTGTAGTTTCACAATAACTTGACCGAAGCTAAAGAGCCTGGTCCGGCTGCCTGTGGCAAGCCGGATTCGCCCTGGTTTTTTTACGTCGAACTCACGTTATTTTAAGTTTTTGGTCTTTTTGAATTTTGTTTTTAGAAAAGTTGTATAAGTTTTATCTGGATTTTCTTTCTAATTTGAATTTTAAATGTGATCGGGTGGTAGGCCATTCACTTGAGATGATACTGTAAACGGCTGTGTCTCTCAGAGTTCCGTTTGGCATAGTTCTATGATTACGTAAGATTCCGTCTAAAGTTGCTCCTAATCTTTCTATGGCTTTTCTTGAATTTTGATTGAGTCTATGCGTTCTAAATTCTACGGCGATACAATCTAAATTCTCAAATGCATGTTCTAAAAGAAGAAATTTACATTCTGTATTTACAAATGTTTTTTGGTATTCTTTAGAATACCAAGTCGAACCTATTTCAAGTCGTTTATCCGTTTTTTCTATGTTCATATAACGTGTACTTCCGATGATTTTTCCATCGACTTTACTTTGTACAACAAAAGGAAGTGAACTTTTTTCTTTTTCTTCTGTCAGAGCCTTTTCGATCCACTGTTTCATAGCTTCAGGAGAAGGTACTAACGTGAACCAAAGTTTCCATAGTTCTCCGTCTAACACTGCTTTAGTTAATGTTTCACAATGTTCCATCTTGAGAGGATGAAGTTCTACATGGTTTCCGATCAGTGAAATAGGTTCAGGGGGAAAGTGATGTTTCATTTTTGAATTTTGTTTTGAACTTGTCTCAAAAACTCCAAAGATACAAACGATAATTCTTTAGAAGTTTCTGATAAATTCTGTAGCTCCTACAGAAGACCGCACAGTCTGGAGGATATTTGCGAATTTTTCTAATCGTTTTTTATATCATCAAATATTTGTAAATTTTAGGTTTTAGAACAAGTTCTTTGTTGAAATTGAAAATTTATAAAGATTATTCAAAATTTACAAGTAGATTTTAGTGAATCATAAAAGTAGAACATTTTGTTGAGTTCAGTGAGCAAGACATTTTCGTTTTACAAAATTGTGGGAACTACTACTTTTAATGTGGGTTCGGTATAAGAAATAATTTTCTAAAAGTATGAGTTCCTACAATTTTAGAATTTACTCATAAAATCATGATTTACCGGAGTTCTCACATCATTTTACAGACAAACCTAAGTTTTGTAATAGTTCCCACACTTGAATACTACAGTTATAAACTTCTATTTTATAAATTGTAGTAGTTCTTACGGATTACGTCTGTTTTTATCTTTTTTGCGATTTTAAATCATACTTTTCTGAACGAAATTTTGCAGTAGTTCCTACATTTTAGGAATCGATCTGTAAGGTTCAGATTTCAACTTTTTTCAGAATCACGAGTGCTTACGCTCTGCTCACGTTACTTTTAGAAAATTCTTTCTCATTTTTTTAAATCGAGTTCACGTTTTCTAATATTAGAAAAACAAATATTATCTGCTCACTTTACCCATCCCTATAAGATAGAATACCTTAAATGTTGTGATAAAAAATCGATTAACGAGTGTCCAATGCTAAAGCGATTATTATGCTGCGATCCATAACCAACCCCACAAGTATTTGGATTTCAATATGAATCTGTAGGAATTACGACAATCCTCTGTAAAAACTTTCACTTGCAACGCGATTCATAGAGAGCGTTGTGTTGAGTTTCCAACGCGATCCATAGAGAGCCATAACCTTACCCACAAATATTTAGATTTCAATATTAAATCTTGTGGGAATTACGACAAATCCTCTGTAAAACTGAGTTCCCACCCTTATTTTTGGGTGGGGGTGGAGGTGGAGAAATTCGGAAGACTTTTCTCTATCAGAAAAACATGCTTTTTGCAAGTAAAAAGACTCATTCTTGTCGGAACACTTGAAAAATGTGCGTTTTTGAGCCTTCTTATTCTAAAATCCTATTCAACTTGTGGGTAAGGTTATGATAGAGAGCTTTGTATGAGCTTTTCCTAATTTTGGTGGCAACTCAATGAATTGCTTTCCATGGGGCGCAATTCAGGTGGAGAAGTTCGGAAGATTTTTATCTATTAGAAAAACATACTTTTTGCAAGTAACAAACCTCATTCTTGTCGGAATACTTGAAAAATGTGCGTTTTGCTTGAGTTCAATTTTGATTCTAAAATCCTGTGTGGTTGGTCATGATAGAGAGCCGCACCTGAGTTTGAAAA
This genomic window contains:
- a CDS encoding acyl-CoA--6-aminopenicillanic acid acyltransferase; amino-acid sequence: MCDTFVATPSFTGTSSMIFGKNSDREPNEAQSLLRVPARSKESKTFCTYIQVPGAKQTQEVILSKPFQMWGAEMGANESGVVIGNEAVFTKIPFEKKNQGLTGMDLLRLALERSKDAETARETILQFLEKFGQDACGGYTNPSFYYHNSFIIADFKNAFVLETAGKFWAWKKIEGFYSISNGLTLEDNYDAIHPNAIDFAYQNGWTKKGKQFSFRASFSDSFFTFFSKCKVRRKITSDLGTDQKGNLGPREAMEILRQEGEPGTTKPFLPSRSNMGSVCLHATGPITPNGTTGSMVAQLNPDVSQNRFWFTGTSIPSISLFIPAGFSGTSFLEKNFEQPGAAFDTSLWWTHEKFYRKIQGFYPEAKRAVQQRILDLENLWFEESNRILKKKKGKKTLDTLSETAIHTTLQEYRIWNSSLLNELKSKNRQRTFAPFYNLQWSVWNSKVGISVS
- a CDS encoding TerC family protein; this encodes MELLSLDKVVAILTLTLMEIVLGIDNIVFLSIVSGKLPKNKQNQARSLGLTLALGFRIALLFAVSWIASLTAPFFTIANFAISGRDLIMLGGGLFLIAKSTSEIHGKVESIDEDHSKSKKEKISFWSVIAQLILLDIIFSVDSIVTAVGLSGQFQVMVAAVILSMVVMLIFSGTVSDFINEHPSMKILALSFLIMIGAMLFADGLHFHIPKGYVYFSMAFSLGVELVNMRIRKANSKKH
- a CDS encoding peroxiredoxin-like family protein — its product is MEFLPESFKTREAFGIHLRGKNILTYLPPRLSLLVFLRHSGCIFVKEAVADLKEMFESSLSFPSILFFFPEDLKNCEKFFKEVWKDACVVSDPNTEFYQDLGLQNANLIQLVGPEVWMGIARATLKGHFYGIPGSNPLQMPGVFLVVQDRIVWEHRYRHIGDHPDWKNLPGITLIPGPEFGPGVLPA
- a CDS encoding universal stress protein, whose translation is MQRFIKKILVPVDGSESSKKALEMGIAIAKAANANLTILEVIEEFGPLPGYYEKAPEGKDRVKWISEQRFEKIHSPLDESPEIKWDRLVLEGYPADTIVETATKGNYDMIVIGSRGLSAVGRFLVGSVSDRIVHHATCSVTVVR
- a CDS encoding methyl-accepting chemotaxis protein, coding for MNQFESKKLRWKLTIGLELLTSILAVPLAVLFVISAGGYDFNQSIGLIISSTISLTTSFVVPSVRFVILGKLLKNLEDKNWFVLNSKEKSEIKIKILNFPLYNSWFYMIQWSYGIFAAWRIMHLFFVPKTIESLPFAFLPAIIYPVLGVSHFFLTESTLVALLESDRLGDVYTDPKKIKTVGIHTRIFSTISAIAILPIVILGYLLFEETSGWIKLGDVTIPLILTLMFMLIAVGVASFQLSYTIRRNSENMIQIFAKMSDGNLTQVLPTVSSDELGSNTRALSDFVKRLRIIVKRVSKEAIKLSESSKTLGENTSELSRKMEDQAASSEEMSSAVEEISASIHSTASRAESQTLIAKKAQTSLAELEGRIRQVHSALVETKADADRMKGETKSGEEALKGTQKAMEAIDESTTKMGATVNVIREITDRIGLLSLNASIEAARAGEAGKGFAVVAQEIAKLGEQTQENAKRITSAISEALNATKSGREVIESMQTVFQRIGNTVGTTLDRISEVALLSDSQLTASDQVKSAFTEFSISSDEIRNHTQEQARTSEEFSKTIVSISETTEFLNSVVTQIDELSIRLNEQADKLKSEMDFFET
- a CDS encoding GNAT family N-acetyltransferase gives rise to the protein MKHHFPPEPISLIGNHVELHPLKMEHCETLTKAVLDGELWKLWFTLVPSPEAMKQWIEKALTEEKEKSSLPFVVQSKVDGKIIGSTRYMNIEKTDKRLEIGSTWYSKEYQKTFVNTECKFLLLEHAFENLDCIAVEFRTHRLNQNSRKAIERLGATLDGILRNHRTMPNGTLRDTAVYSIISSEWPTTRSHLKFKLERKSR